In Phaseolus vulgaris cultivar G19833 chromosome 7, P. vulgaris v2.0, whole genome shotgun sequence, the genomic stretch ccaaGAGAGAACCAAGTGAAATTGTTATGGATTTGTAGCAGCAAGAACCATGGCAAGAGATTTGGGGGGAGGTGAGATTGTTGATTTTCAATAGTCAAAGCAGAGTAGTCAGTTTCCATCAATCTCTATCTgataaatagtatttttttataatttgaataacaaaaaaaactaaattatattatatatcgTCACATTTGTGAAAGGTTCATTGAGATTAGTGTAATGTCATTTTAATAACCTTTTGTCAAACTTAGTAAAAACTGGACCAAATGATTCTGAACCCAAATGGAAAAATATGGGAAGGTGTGACATCACAGAAGTACAACTCCACTTTTATGAAAAATACACTTATTAAACTTGTTCTGTTCCTTTCTTTTCAAAAGTAAAATACTACTAAAAAAAACAGTGTTTAAATAACATGAAAGTATGTGAATAACTACCAAGTAAAATAATAACACTTGAAATTAtgattgattttaaattttgttaaatatacatgattgattttattatattttttatttgttaatctCAAGTTAACATATAGACTAAATTTGTAAACAAAAATAGATGAGTGAAAATTGGTGAAATTGAAAAAGGAGGAGATACAAGTAACTATCACATATAATTTCATAAAGAATCTttcaattattaaatttaaacttgATTCTCACTTTATAACCACTCTCTGGTTTAATTAATCAAGCAATTATTCGCTTTCTACTCTATTAGTTTATTAGTTAATTGTTTAATCACTATTCTCTTCCTTGATTGGatcaagagaagaaaaaaaagagagaagaaaaccTTCTGATGTGATCCGAAAAGAAGGGagaaaaaatttcaataatatactAAAAGTACTACCTTTGTTCTTAAAATTTGCAAAGAAAGTAGAGCACATATTCTTTATTGGAAATTATCATTTTGACTCAACATCATAGGCACTAAACTTTTCTTTAGACTAAAAACACTGATCTTGTAGTTTTCGTTGAATTGATGAGactagaaaatgaagaaaaaaaaagagaaagtacAAGGAACATTAAGATtgtttaattaagaaaaaacaggaaaaaataaaaaaaatgaatgaaaaagttgtatttgataaaataaatttggttatatattaatatatttataaaataatttagaaaataaatatttaaaaataatttaatgtaattttttttcttctgaaaatGTAAGTTAAAGTTAACATAAATgttaaattaaagtaaaaatttatcataaaaaatttaataaaacaaaaattataatttagaataaaaatatattaaaataaattcttaacaaattaattattttatttattattttaattatacttttttataaaataacgcatatattaacaaaacaataaaattatttttattgattattttaatgtttttattttttaactattcatttattatataataaagtatattaataatatggttatcaaaataattacaattacaaatataattgattatataaacataaataatagttaaatatttatgaatataGGTAATTATACACATTGATTATAACATATATTATAGTGATGAAAATTTAAtagcacaatttttttttaattttatattttttaatatatttgcttttatatttatttttttatctttccttCCCTAAGCCAATATTTTgttggaaaaataaaattaaagaccTTAAATTAAAGTTGTATATTAATTTAGTTCATTGAGATTGTCCTTGGTCAGATAAATATTAgatgataatataaaaatatttatgttagcACAACACTCTTgcctaaattcaaataaaaagtcTCCAGCAGCAGTGAGTCATCATCCTTCATCTTCTTTGTTTCATAGCTAAAGAACAGTAATCAAAACTTGATTTAGATCTAAAAAATCTTGATCATAACCATCATTacccttttctctttctcactctcactctcatcaACTCACCCACTATGCCTTCTAGGGTTTGCTTTCTCTGTCTCACTGGGACAATACAACAGTCCCAATTCTCACCCTCTCATACCCCCATTCTCTGATTCACCCTTAACCTCCATACCCACCGAGAAAAGCATGCATCTTTAGTGCCACCGCATCTAGCCCACTTCAGATTCTCCTCTGAAACCCACGGAGGGAGATGCTGGCGGTGTCTGTTAGTGTTCACTTTTCAACTGGGGCCTTTTCATCTAGAATCTGAAATTGGAGGGTTCTTTATCAAtttgggatttttttttattgtgaaaaATGATTTCTTCTGGGATTAACTTGGTGATGACTGTGATTGGGTTCGCGGTGAGCACCATGTTCATTGTTTTCGTCTGCACCAGGCTCATATGTGCTCGAATTCACTTGAATGCTGCAAGGAGATCCTTTCCTATTGTCTCCAGATCCAATCTCAGCATGGTGCACATTTTTTGCGTTTTcaagttaatattaaaattttcgtTACAGGATCATTAGTTTTTTGGAGTTTAAGTTGTATCCACTGTTAGTGTAAAAAACTACACTCGAAAATAATTAGAAGTCATGACTTTTATGGTAACTCCTGTGCAAGTCAACAAATTTAGCATAATTTCTATCAGTTGGTTGACAgagtaaatttttttctttcacttttgaTTAAATAGTCCATTGATCAAATCGACCATGCACCTGGCAATAATGTAAAGGGTTTTACATTATCATCcaattacaaaatatatttgttaaatttacAATAATTATCTTAAAAGTGATACTAATCATGACACATACacacacatatttttttttacactttaCACTGATAGAACACAGTAATTAAACTTTTTGATGCAGTACATACTTTGTGTTGTTTTCCCAATAAATATGAtgtcattttatttgaattggATTTATTATGAATTAGACATTTTTTCCGTGTTCAGATGGAGCGGGGTTGCCATGGTCTCGAACGCGTGACTGTAGCCAAATTTCCAACAAAGAAGTACAGTGACAAGTTTTTTGCTGCAGCAGAAAATTCTCAGTATGTTTTATATCTGTTTCTCATTTATTTGTTCATTCATTTTTGTCCAACCTGTCTATGATGTTAATTTAATAATCTCTTACTGTATGATACTCTTATGGGAAAATAATATAAGGTACTTTATGCCTATTTCAGTAGTTAAGTTAAAAAGAATTGCATGGACAGGAATTTGTAATGAAGGTGTCAATCCCATATATTGAAAGGCATTTAAACTACAGGAGGTTTTGCACCTTGTAAGGGGGTTATAGCCATTTTTTCTGTGGGTTCTGATGCCACCTCTGCTCCTATgttctttaatttaaaaatgtatgtATCGCGCATGAGAAAGTGATATGATGATGATATCTTCCATTGGCTTAGGACTAACTCTTATCTGGGTCTTGCTTAGATTGTCCTATCACCATCTCTTTTGTTGATTTCCTGCAAAAGAAGCTTATGTTAGAGTGAATTTCTTTGTTCTATACGATTATGCCATGGGAATGGATCCTCTCAAGTCTAATTTTATCATGACATGGTCATATTCATATTTTAAGTCCATCTCTTTCTTGGTAGACGATAGAAACAGGTGGGAACTATCTAATAGTATTTGTTAGGAAAGAGATGTTTACAAAGTTTAGCATGGCATATTACCAACTCTTACAAAAACTATTTATGATATGAATAACTTGCAGTGACCTCCCACAAGGTTTGCCTACTAACTACCTCTTTCTCTTCATATTCTGATGATCCTTTAATATTTCACACATACTCCCTTCATTATAGCCTCCTACACATTATGACAAAAAGGTAGTTATGTTCGCAAAACTTGTGGCATGCCAGTGCAATCTAATCATGTCATGAATTTGGAAATTTAAATACAGCTTTGGTAGTGGTTGGGCCTAATGGTCTGTTGTTATTCTTACAAACGATACAAACTGATATGAAGTTCTTATGTGTGTGGTTCATGTTGTAAGGAACTTAATTGAGGGGAGTGCTTTAAGTTTTTAACAAGTTTCAGATATGAGATTATTGATGACAGTTCTCATTCAGTTAATTATTTCCTGGTTTTGAACATGCAATATCATTGTTTTTGAAGATGCACAGTCTGTCTCTCAGAATACCAAGGTGAGGATATGCTGCGTATCCTCCCTTATTGTGGACACTCTTTCCATGTGACCTGCATAGACCTATGGCTGCAGCAGAATTCCACGTGTCCCGTGTGTCGGATATCGTTGCGTGAATTTCCAGATAGAAAATGGTTAATGCAACCCTTGTTCAGCTCTGCTTTACAACCTGGCATAGAATCCTTTGATATGCGTCATTATCACTGTATGATGGATGATAATGGATTACCAGCAAGAACCCCTGACAACCATGGGGTGAATCCTATAGAAGAAGATAATTTTCCAGCTGAGGGTGGGGGAGCAGTTTCTATGGACAATATCACATGTTTAAGTGAGGGTGACTTCATTAAAGATGAGGCGAAGAAGCATGTAGAGAGTCCATCAAACTTCCAGAATTGATCGTTTTCATGGAAATCAAAGCTTCAATATGATACTTTCAAATCATACATTTAGTACAAAAGTTAATGTCTCAAAACTGGAGTGAAAATGTGAAAGGCATTAGCAGTCTGAAAGGATGGTTAATATCTTTTACTGTATATATAGCAGAGAACACCCCCTCTCCCGGGCTGGCCTTTACTGTTTTCTCCTCTGTTATTTTGTTGATCCTCGATACTAAACAGCATTtgaattctctctctctctcttttcccTTCCTAAGGCTAGAATTAGTTGAAGATCAGGTGGAGCTTTGGCTGTGTTCTTCCCCAGCAAACCTTTGTATCAATGCAAGCCATACTGTTCAATTAATGTATCTTGGCTTTATGTTCAACATTTGGTGATACCTTTATATTTGAAGGAAGATGCAATGAGTATGGTCCTTAGTTTCTTGTGAAAAATATTTGGTAGTTGTGTATTTGTGAATTGTGATTGGGCAAAAGGGTCAATCTAGAGGGACGGTTTTTAAGGGAGGAATGACAAACCTTTTTTGTGGCCctcttcacttttttttttaggtACGGGTGCAAAAGTttggcaatttcttcctgcaccatatcatcTAAGACATGCAccaacataaaatttaaaagacaattTCATTTTTGCTTCTGGATGTAGAATTTTGGAAGGGATTGTTATATACTCTAGATTTCGTATTTCATTTTAGTTATCGGACACATTAGTTTTATGATTTGATTTACGAATatgaatatttgaaaaatatttttttttaaatatggatttgaattgatatggtgcatgGAGAATTAGTCCAAAAGTTTTTGTTTAAACTCTAACCAAgtgtatttataataatattttttaaataggatgtttatttatattttaacaagTTTATAGATTTCACTTCCTATGTATACAATAATTCcaacaaattaatatttatatttatttacacaGAGAAGTTTGTTAtgtccaaaaaaatatttttaaatggtctaaaacttttttttaactaggtagatttttataaaagttgtaACCcaagtataaatttttttaccTGATTTAATATAAGTGTTAATAGCCTACAAGAATTTTCACCCTATTTTTTGGATCCTTTATTGTTTCACTTTTGTACAACTCAGATGAGAAATTTAAGTCTTCCATTggactgcttcttcctgcacccaccttccttcttgtgccatccccatatcaaatttttattccttttttGTCATCtccatatataatatataattcaaaataatatataattcaaaacaaTATTCTTTTTGTGTCATCtccatatataatatataattcaaaagatgtttttttttatccgAAAGTGTTTTTCCcccatatataatatataattcaaaacaaTATTCAAAACAATATTCCTTTTGTGTCATTCCCATATATAAttcaaaagattttttttatccaaaagtgttttttagttttatgaaATCTAGAATTCCTTTTTAAATTTGAGataagcctatggattatgtaatccggaagttaatcacgcatttgaaaaaagacttctaaattacataatttggaaacTAATCTCAATCTAGAAAAGaatttcggattatgtaatttggaagCTAATCAAGCATCTaaaaaaaagactttcggattacataatctagaggTTAATCtcatgtatagaaaagacttccagattatgtaatccgaaagttaatcacaaaaggcttctgaattacataatc encodes the following:
- the LOC137828121 gene encoding putative RING-H2 finger protein ATL50, whose product is MISSGINLVMTVIGFAVSTMFIVFVCTRLICARIHLNAARRSFPIVSRSNLSMMERGCHGLERVTVAKFPTKKYSDKFFAAAENSQCTVCLSEYQGEDMLRILPYCGHSFHVTCIDLWLQQNSTCPVCRISLREFPDRKWLMQPLFSSALQPGIESFDMRHYHCMMDDNGLPARTPDNHGVNPIEEDNFPAEGGGAVSMDNITCLSEGDFIKDEAKKHVESPSNFQN